A window from Candidatus Krumholzibacteriota bacterium encodes these proteins:
- the hprK gene encoding HPr(Ser) kinase/phosphatase: MTGSESNYKVEEFYEDNKDEFSFELLTSDLDSPLDITCSDLYRPAFVLTGFMENYLHKRIQIIGETELLYIRSLTSGQRKDAFNRLFSESLCCIIITKKLDVPDLFIEKARESSVPVMRTNWETTIFMYTLREVLNFYFAPRTITHGSLVDVYGVGLLFSGPSGIGKSEIVLDLVERGHRLVADDVVEIIKKGDVVIGRGREHLRHFMEVRGVGIINIMDVFGIRAIRIQKRIEVAVQLSEWDPSKDWDRHGLDEKSTDILGTKVTQLFIPIFPGKNITVISETIALNHMLKIYGFDAAKKLDRNLIDLMESRKRTRRYLRNDTE; encoded by the coding sequence TTGACTGGATCTGAAAGTAATTACAAGGTAGAGGAATTTTACGAAGATAACAAAGACGAATTTTCGTTTGAGCTTCTTACCTCTGATCTTGACAGCCCTCTGGACATAACATGTTCTGATCTCTACCGTCCGGCTTTTGTTCTCACTGGATTTATGGAGAATTATCTTCATAAAAGAATCCAGATTATAGGGGAAACTGAATTGCTCTACATTCGTTCCCTCACTTCCGGTCAGAGGAAGGACGCTTTCAACAGGCTTTTTTCAGAATCTCTCTGCTGCATTATTATAACAAAGAAACTTGATGTACCGGATTTATTCATCGAGAAGGCCAGAGAATCTTCAGTACCTGTTATGAGGACAAATTGGGAAACCACGATCTTCATGTACACACTGAGAGAAGTATTGAATTTCTACTTTGCACCAAGAACTATAACTCACGGATCACTTGTTGACGTTTATGGTGTAGGTTTGTTGTTCTCCGGACCCAGTGGTATAGGCAAAAGCGAAATTGTTCTCGACCTTGTTGAGCGCGGGCACAGGCTTGTCGCTGATGATGTCGTTGAAATAATCAAGAAGGGGGATGTGGTTATTGGAAGAGGCAGAGAACATCTGAGGCATTTTATGGAGGTTAGAGGTGTAGGAATTATAAATATTATGGATGTGTTCGGTATAAGGGCGATTAGAATACAGAAGCGTATAGAGGTAGCAGTGCAACTCAGTGAATGGGATCCCTCCAAGGATTGGGACAGGCACGGCCTTGACGAGAAATCCACTGACATACTTGGAACGAAAGTTACACAGCTGTTTATTCCTATATTTCCGGGAAAGAATATTACAGTTATCTCCGAGACTATTGCCTTAAATCATATGCTTAAAATATACGGATTTGACGCCGCGAAAAAACTCGATAGGAATCTTATTGACTTGATGGAAAGCAGAAAAAGAACTCGAAGATATCTCAGGAATGATACTGAATGA
- a CDS encoding PTS sugar transporter subunit IIB — MLVLVRVDDRLIHAQVVIGWNEECRPDRIILADDNVAANEFEKNLYISAVSTDTKVSVISLKNTAERIKRGVYDRDRVILLVRAPEQALRLYEYGVVFDELNIGGMHYMEGRKKLMENFYISDKEKSILRELVKKSVVLESRALPGDEKVIINSRIV, encoded by the coding sequence GTGCTGGTTTTAGTCAGAGTAGACGACAGGTTGATTCATGCGCAAGTTGTTATAGGATGGAATGAAGAATGTCGCCCCGACAGGATAATTCTGGCTGATGATAATGTGGCCGCCAATGAATTCGAGAAGAATCTTTATATTTCAGCCGTGTCTACCGATACAAAAGTCTCTGTGATCTCGCTGAAAAATACTGCGGAAAGGATTAAGCGGGGGGTTTACGATAGGGACAGGGTTATACTTCTTGTCAGAGCGCCCGAGCAGGCACTCCGCCTTTATGAGTATGGCGTAGTGTTCGATGAATTAAATATCGGCGGAATGCATTATATGGAGGGCAGGAAGAAGTTGATGGAGAACTTTTATATCAGCGATAAAGAGAAATCAATACTCCGGGAGCTTGTAAAAAAGAGTGTTGTATTAGAATCGAGAGCTCTTCCCGGCGATGAGAAAGTGATAATTAATTCAAGAATTGTCTAG
- a CDS encoding alpha-amylase/4-alpha-glucanotransferase domain-containing protein, with amino-acid sequence MKNKVIFSFGIHNHQPVGNFDHVIEDAYQKAYFPFVEVMNEFPDIPFALHNSGILWDWISRNHKEYLEILHGMIRRSQLEILSAGYYEPILSIIPGRDQMGQLSMMNKFIANKLSYKARGCWLTERIWEPHMPDILQNAGLEFVVVDDSHFKSIGLRDSEIRTFFNTEENGSYVKVFPIDKKLRYLVPFSSPEETISYLRQIAEDRQNKDKIIVLADDGEKFGVWPGTHSLCYQQGWLRRFCAILEENKDWLRMMNFSDVIDRFAPSGIVYIPTASYSEMMEWALPLSVQIKHKKAREILSSDPQIDEPADFIKGGFWRNFLVKYEESNWMHKRMLSASALVDRCGRETEYNETWEEARNHLYQAQCNCAYWHGLFGGLYLPHLRSAIFQHLIKAETIVENGINERDKYLKYSAGDIDGDGIEEVSISSPFMKLIFKSRGASLREFDIFDPAFNLTDILRRREEIYHSKIPGTAADKPGKTASIHEINFAKEDGLDSFLIYDSYQRMSLSDHFIESDVGIDSFARTSYRECGDFTDGEFSHRIIENNDGKSLLFSRHGEVNLDNRESEIKIDKLISVSESSAGFKADYSLFCESGDAKGSFAVENVFSLLAGDAPDRYYSFQGRNINKRNLASTGEEKDVDTVSLIDEWLNIRIDLQFKPRAKVWRFPIETVSNSESGYELIYQGSVIAAVWPLDIKEGKKSKIEIVVSVERFKD; translated from the coding sequence ATGAAGAATAAAGTAATATTTTCCTTTGGGATTCATAACCACCAGCCTGTAGGGAATTTCGATCATGTAATTGAGGATGCCTATCAAAAGGCCTATTTCCCTTTTGTTGAAGTAATGAATGAATTTCCCGATATTCCCTTCGCGCTTCATAACAGCGGGATACTATGGGACTGGATTTCCCGGAACCACAAGGAATATCTTGAAATTCTTCACGGAATGATACGGCGCTCCCAGCTTGAAATTCTTTCAGCGGGATATTATGAACCGATTTTGTCTATTATTCCCGGGAGAGACCAGATGGGCCAGCTCTCGATGATGAACAAATTCATTGCGAATAAATTGAGTTACAAAGCAAGAGGATGCTGGCTGACTGAAAGAATATGGGAACCTCACATGCCGGATATTCTTCAGAACGCGGGACTGGAGTTCGTTGTTGTTGACGACTCGCATTTTAAGTCAATTGGGCTTAGAGATTCTGAAATAAGAACCTTTTTCAATACTGAAGAAAATGGATCGTATGTTAAAGTCTTCCCTATCGATAAAAAATTAAGATATCTGGTTCCTTTCAGTAGTCCGGAAGAGACCATTTCATATTTGCGTCAAATTGCTGAAGACCGCCAGAACAAAGACAAAATAATTGTTCTGGCAGATGACGGTGAGAAGTTCGGTGTCTGGCCGGGAACTCATTCTCTCTGCTATCAGCAGGGATGGCTCCGCCGTTTCTGCGCTATCCTCGAGGAGAATAAAGACTGGCTGCGGATGATGAACTTTTCGGATGTTATAGACAGGTTTGCTCCATCCGGAATTGTCTATATTCCGACTGCCTCATATAGTGAGATGATGGAATGGGCGCTTCCCCTTTCAGTTCAGATTAAGCATAAAAAAGCCCGTGAAATCCTGTCATCTGATCCCCAAATCGATGAACCGGCGGATTTTATCAAGGGGGGATTCTGGAGAAATTTTCTCGTTAAATATGAGGAAAGCAACTGGATGCACAAGAGGATGCTGTCAGCGAGCGCTTTAGTGGACAGATGTGGAAGGGAAACAGAGTATAACGAGACCTGGGAGGAGGCGAGGAATCATCTGTATCAGGCTCAATGTAATTGCGCCTATTGGCACGGTCTTTTCGGAGGGCTTTATCTTCCGCATTTGCGAAGCGCCATTTTTCAGCATCTGATCAAGGCTGAAACAATTGTTGAAAACGGGATAAATGAAAGAGATAAATATCTGAAGTATTCAGCCGGGGATATTGACGGCGACGGAATCGAGGAAGTTTCGATTTCTTCTCCCTTTATGAAATTAATATTCAAGTCGAGGGGAGCTTCTCTGAGAGAATTCGATATTTTTGACCCGGCTTTTAATCTAACAGATATTCTTCGCAGGCGTGAGGAGATATACCACAGCAAAATTCCCGGTACTGCCGCTGATAAACCCGGCAAAACCGCCAGCATTCATGAAATTAATTTTGCTAAGGAGGATGGTCTTGATTCATTCCTTATATACGATTCATATCAACGGATGTCACTCAGCGATCATTTCATTGAAAGCGATGTCGGAATAGATTCTTTCGCCCGTACTTCGTACCGTGAATGCGGAGATTTTACTGATGGTGAATTTTCCCACCGTATAATCGAAAATAATGACGGAAAATCTCTCCTCTTCAGCAGGCACGGAGAAGTGAATTTAGACAATAGAGAATCTGAAATTAAGATAGATAAGCTTATTTCTGTTTCAGAATCATCCGCGGGGTTTAAAGCGGATTATTCACTTTTCTGTGAGAGCGGAGACGCTAAAGGTTCTTTCGCGGTAGAAAATGTTTTTTCCCTCCTTGCCGGGGACGCGCCTGACAGGTATTACAGTTTTCAGGGCAGGAATATTAATAAGAGAAACCTGGCGTCGACCGGGGAGGAAAAAGATGTTGATACTGTTTCACTAATTGATGAATGGCTGAATATAAGGATAGATCTACAATTTAAACCTCGGGCAAAAGTATGGAGATTTCCAATAGAGACGGTCTCGAATTCCGAATCAGGATATGAATTGATATATCAGGGTTCTGTTATCGCGGCTGTATGGCCTCTTGATATAAAGGAAGGGAAAAAAAGTAAGATAGAGATAGTAGTAAGTGTCGAAAGGTTTAAAGATTGA
- a CDS encoding PTS sugar transporter subunit IIC, with the protein MSKGLKIERVGLAGLNLIIPVSILGGALCVDFRTSLRLMVSQPVCGGLLTGLILGEPFNGLLAGTLIQIMFLGNFFVRGSKALDLPVAGVVSAALYVLVDIKLAGDVSVAAMTMIWALFFGLSAGWLGHFVYRMIYLRLSEVAEEVSKKAMEGKLYYLSFINIFMFLFHFVYGFVVLIVILPVGYEIILYFVLSSWKLTGSLDILYIILPFIGVGSLLKTQIIKSQGFWFVFGFLISTVVLIFT; encoded by the coding sequence GTGTCGAAAGGTTTAAAGATTGAAAGGGTCGGTTTGGCTGGGCTGAATCTTATAATTCCAGTTTCTATTCTCGGCGGAGCTCTGTGCGTTGATTTCAGAACTTCATTAAGGTTGATGGTGTCACAGCCCGTGTGCGGCGGGTTATTAACCGGATTGATTCTGGGCGAACCGTTCAACGGCTTGCTTGCCGGCACTCTGATTCAGATAATGTTTCTGGGCAATTTCTTTGTAAGAGGATCTAAGGCACTTGATCTTCCTGTTGCCGGTGTTGTGTCGGCCGCGCTGTACGTTCTCGTCGATATCAAGTTGGCAGGGGATGTTTCTGTAGCCGCCATGACAATGATATGGGCCCTGTTTTTCGGTTTATCAGCTGGATGGCTGGGACATTTCGTCTACAGAATGATCTATCTCAGATTGTCCGAAGTAGCTGAAGAAGTATCGAAAAAGGCGATGGAAGGAAAATTATACTATCTTTCTTTTATTAACATTTTCATGTTTCTCTTTCATTTTGTTTACGGTTTTGTGGTTCTTATAGTAATCCTGCCTGTTGGTTACGAAATAATATTGTACTTCGTCCTCTCGTCCTGGAAGTTAACCGGTTCTCTGGATATCCTCTACATTATTTTACCATTCATAGGTGTCGGTTCTCTTCTCAAGACGCAGATTATTAAATCCCAGGGGTTCTGGTTTGTATTCGGCTTTCTTATATCGACTGTAGTACTGATCTTTACTTAA
- a CDS encoding PTS system mannose/fructose/sorbose family transporter subunit IID has protein sequence MWRLFLLKNLRNERLNDGLGFFFALLPVFRKLSAGNDRMKDYVKRHLSYYNTNSVFSSCIIGVVQGMEERKAGGEEIDTAEIDSVKNTLSSVMAARGDYFFEVVLFPLTLTIACIFTIYGLYFGPIIFLLLYNYYHFKIRVGGYYKGLRFGEDAGGLVLGSYLKTCKFIEAAAAFVIGVFTSIVFMRGYFFGGFQITGAGLLLVAGVIWLRRKYSFRVSIIAGFIVSVLYIVSRQLF, from the coding sequence ATATGGAGATTGTTTCTTCTCAAGAATCTAAGAAATGAAAGGTTAAATGACGGGCTTGGATTCTTTTTCGCCTTACTTCCCGTATTTAGAAAACTCTCCGCGGGGAATGACAGGATGAAGGATTACGTAAAAAGGCATTTAAGTTATTATAATACCAATTCTGTATTTTCCTCCTGCATTATAGGCGTGGTTCAAGGTATGGAGGAACGGAAAGCGGGCGGGGAGGAAATTGATACAGCCGAGATAGACAGTGTAAAAAACACATTATCGTCTGTAATGGCAGCAAGGGGCGACTATTTCTTTGAAGTTGTTTTATTCCCGTTGACGTTGACAATTGCTTGTATTTTTACTATATACGGATTGTATTTCGGCCCGATTATCTTTTTGCTTTTATACAACTATTATCATTTTAAGATCAGGGTCGGGGGTTATTACAAGGGTTTGAGGTTTGGTGAAGATGCAGGGGGCTTAGTTTTAGGATCGTATTTAAAAACCTGCAAATTTATCGAAGCGGCGGCTGCATTTGTAATAGGTGTATTTACATCAATTGTGTTTATGAGAGGTTACTTTTTTGGAGGGTTCCAGATTACGGGTGCGGGATTGCTGTTAGTTGCCGGGGTTATATGGTTGAGAAGAAAGTACTCGTTCAGGGTTAGTATTATTGCCGGGTTTATTGTCTCGGTTCTATATATTGTCAGCCGGCAGCTTTTTTAG
- a CDS encoding HPr family phosphocarrier protein, with translation MNFVLKEVTDKMKRAQVKVINENGIHLRLAGELVKNSNKFKSDILIEKNSEQINGKSILSVASLGAEYGSELTIIVNGQDENQALDSLVKLFESGFSEGEK, from the coding sequence ATGAATTTTGTTTTAAAAGAAGTGACCGATAAGATGAAAAGGGCTCAGGTTAAAGTTATTAATGAGAATGGTATTCATCTGCGTTTAGCCGGGGAGCTGGTTAAAAACAGCAACAAGTTCAAATCGGATATACTAATTGAGAAAAACTCCGAACAGATAAATGGAAAGAGTATTCTAAGTGTCGCGAGTCTCGGCGCTGAATACGGTTCCGAATTAACTATAATTGTCAATGGGCAGGATGAGAATCAAGCGCTGGATTCACTTGTTAAGCTCTTTGAAAGTGGTTTCTCTGAAGGGGAGAAATGA
- the ptsP gene encoding phosphoenolpyruvate--protein phosphotransferase, which yields MFSAKNTEKEMIFNGIPVSPGIAIGEVFVANLDELSLSDKKIDKGDVEEEIRKFKRALKQTEAELKNIKAKLARDIGEDHARIMDTHLMILDDSTMIKETEDYVRTELGNAAYALDIVLNKTLESFASMDDQYLSERAEDIHDVKRRIIRNLLGQAQEGLKDLRRKAVVVAKNLTPSDTVGFDRKYVQAFVSAIGGSTSHAAIIARSHGIPAVVGLEDFTHKVRPYDNIIVDGITGQVILRPEKSTVKLYEDARRRFAEMEKELLTLKDYPAVTLDGREFELSGNVEAIDELKDVSSHGAKGVGLFRTEYFFITRSSPPSEEVQYRYYKDVVKEMAPECVIFRTLDIGGDKIADWITNVDEANPFMGWRGIRFTLSRKDIFRSQLRAIYRASAHGKLKIMFPMISVIEEVRAAKQICGEVKEDLLKERYKINEDVEIGVMIETPSAVALAPHIAKEVDFFSIGSNDLVQYSLAVDRGNSRISYLYDPLHPVIIRFIQDTVNAAREEGIKVGLCGEMAVSEGALGVLPLIGMGLDEISAPSYLIPEIKKIIRSVTFDETRTLVKKILKFSTPHEVRELLSKYIKEKRSELTEFIPKVALDK from the coding sequence ATGTTTTCCGCAAAAAATACAGAAAAAGAGATGATTTTTAACGGAATTCCCGTATCACCCGGGATAGCGATTGGAGAGGTCTTTGTCGCAAACCTCGATGAGCTTTCTTTGAGTGACAAGAAGATTGACAAAGGTGATGTTGAAGAGGAGATCAGAAAGTTCAAACGGGCGCTTAAACAAACCGAGGCGGAGCTGAAGAATATTAAAGCAAAACTAGCGAGAGATATTGGTGAGGACCACGCGAGAATCATGGATACTCATCTGATGATTCTGGATGATTCTACTATGATAAAAGAAACGGAAGACTATGTAAGAACTGAGTTGGGGAACGCGGCTTATGCCCTTGATATTGTTCTAAACAAGACCCTTGAATCTTTTGCAAGTATGGATGATCAATATCTGAGCGAGAGGGCTGAGGATATCCATGATGTAAAGAGACGTATTATACGTAATCTGCTTGGGCAGGCTCAGGAAGGCCTGAAAGATCTGAGACGGAAAGCTGTTGTAGTCGCAAAGAATCTTACCCCATCTGATACCGTGGGATTTGACAGGAAATATGTCCAGGCATTTGTTTCTGCTATAGGGGGCAGCACTTCTCATGCCGCTATAATAGCAAGATCGCATGGGATTCCGGCTGTAGTCGGTTTGGAGGATTTCACTCACAAGGTACGTCCATACGATAATATTATTGTTGACGGTATCACGGGGCAAGTTATTCTCCGGCCTGAAAAAAGCACCGTTAAGCTTTATGAAGATGCCAGAAGAAGATTCGCGGAAATGGAAAAGGAACTCCTTACTCTGAAGGATTATCCCGCGGTAACTCTGGATGGCCGGGAATTCGAGCTTTCGGGAAATGTTGAAGCTATAGATGAGTTGAAGGATGTCTCCAGCCACGGCGCTAAAGGAGTTGGGCTTTTCAGAACGGAATATTTCTTTATCACGCGATCTTCTCCTCCCAGTGAAGAGGTTCAGTATAGATATTACAAAGATGTCGTAAAAGAGATGGCTCCCGAATGTGTGATCTTCAGGACACTGGATATCGGAGGGGATAAAATCGCGGACTGGATAACAAACGTTGATGAAGCGAACCCCTTTATGGGTTGGAGGGGTATCCGATTCACCCTTTCTAGAAAAGACATTTTCAGATCACAGTTAAGAGCGATCTACAGAGCTTCAGCCCACGGAAAACTGAAGATAATGTTTCCGATGATATCGGTTATCGAGGAAGTGAGGGCCGCGAAGCAAATATGCGGTGAGGTAAAAGAAGATTTACTGAAAGAGCGTTATAAAATTAACGAAGATGTTGAAATAGGAGTGATGATAGAAACTCCGTCGGCGGTGGCATTAGCTCCACATATTGCCAAAGAAGTTGATTTCTTCAGTATAGGGTCGAATGATCTTGTTCAGTATTCTCTGGCAGTTGACAGGGGAAACAGCAGGATTTCATATTTATACGATCCCCTTCATCCAGTCATTATACGGTTTATACAGGATACGGTAAATGCCGCCAGAGAAGAAGGGATAAAGGTTGGGTTATGCGGTGAAATGGCTGTAAGTGAAGGAGCTTTAGGTGTATTGCCGCTGATCGGGATGGGTCTTGATGAAATCAGCGCTCCTTCTTACCTTATACCTGAAATAAAGAAGATTATCAGGTCGGTGACATTTGATGAAACTCGTACTCTCGTGAAGAAGATATTGAAATTTTCAACTCCCCATGAAGTAAGGGAGCTGCTCAGCAAATATATAAAGGAGAAAAGGTCGGAATTAACAGAGTTTATCCCTAAAGTTGCCCTCGATAAGTAA
- a CDS encoding bifunctional phosphoglucose/phosphomannose isomerase codes for MNIKDRFNKYDRSGMLENILSLPDHIREAWKMSGDFILPRPSGPNPLVICGMGGSAIGAFLIRDLIKRECDFPVQVERGYLLPPHVGSDATVICISYSGNTEEVLKLFGDAAERGCNTGVITSGGELAGEAAKRNVSMMKVREGLPPRAAIGLLFTTLLHLMVNWGVYEITGEELNLLTERIELVIKKLTPESNARDNPAFELSKKLCDKMPVIYAGDGLLEGISYRWKCQFNENSKIAAYSNIFPELVHNEVMGWECSEEIMKNLFFIFLTDSDDHPGVRKRMDAAYSMLAKSTGEAVMIGSSWYGNDSPGRLERLLSMLALGDFISLYLAVGRGVDPTPVGKIEKIKKFLKIGEL; via the coding sequence ATGAATATAAAAGATAGGTTTAACAAATATGACAGATCCGGAATGCTGGAGAATATTCTCTCGCTGCCGGATCATATCCGTGAGGCATGGAAGATGTCCGGGGATTTTATTCTTCCCCGCCCCTCGGGGCCCAACCCGCTGGTTATCTGCGGTATGGGCGGGTCGGCAATTGGCGCTTTCTTAATTCGGGATCTAATCAAGAGAGAATGCGATTTTCCCGTACAGGTTGAAAGAGGATATTTACTGCCTCCTCATGTCGGATCTGACGCGACTGTTATATGTATCAGCTACAGCGGAAATACTGAAGAGGTATTGAAGCTGTTTGGCGACGCCGCGGAGCGTGGTTGTAATACAGGTGTGATTACTTCGGGAGGAGAGCTGGCCGGAGAAGCGGCTAAGCGTAATGTCAGCATGATGAAGGTGCGGGAAGGACTTCCCCCGAGGGCGGCAATTGGTCTGCTCTTTACCACACTGCTTCATTTAATGGTTAACTGGGGGGTATATGAAATTACCGGAGAAGAATTAAACCTTCTTACTGAAAGAATAGAACTTGTAATAAAAAAACTCACTCCGGAAAGTAATGCGCGGGACAACCCGGCGTTTGAATTATCAAAGAAATTATGTGATAAGATGCCTGTTATTTACGCGGGAGACGGACTGCTTGAGGGGATATCATACAGGTGGAAGTGCCAGTTTAATGAAAATAGCAAGATTGCCGCGTACTCGAACATATTCCCGGAGCTTGTGCACAATGAAGTTATGGGATGGGAATGTTCAGAGGAGATAATGAAGAACCTGTTTTTTATTTTTTTAACTGACAGCGATGATCACCCCGGTGTACGGAAGCGTATGGATGCGGCTTATTCAATGCTCGCAAAATCGACCGGGGAAGCGGTAATGATCGGCAGCAGCTGGTATGGAAATGATTCCCCCGGCAGACTTGAACGTCTTCTTTCCATGCTGGCGCTCGGCGATTTTATAAGTCTTTATCTGGCTGTTGGCAGAGGTGTTGATCCGACGCCGGTTGGGAAGATAGAAAAAATAAAGAAATTTTTAAAGATAGGAGAATTATGA
- a CDS encoding sugar phosphate nucleotidyltransferase — MKAVIPVAGIGKRLRPHTHAVPKALISVAGRPILGHIIDHLLDMGVTELIPIIGYKGEMIREYITGEYDIKTNFVVQEEQKGIAHAVSLTRQHADNSELIIILGDTIIEADFSKIPLEGDNVLGVRKVDDPARFGIAEISDGIITRIEEKPDKPKSNLAIVGLYYFKDSAGLYRACRAIVDKDIKTKGEYQITDALALMIDEGEQFKPYRIGDWYDCGKIETLLATNRALLEKGDNKQKREGSIIIPPCWIDERCKIEKSIIGPYVSISPDCEITNSLVENSILNDGCRLQDIILADSVIGSMAEVAGSRKSVNIGNNSSLNLKK; from the coding sequence ATGAAAGCGGTTATCCCCGTTGCGGGAATAGGAAAGCGCCTTCGCCCGCATACACACGCGGTTCCCAAGGCTCTTATTAGTGTTGCCGGCCGTCCGATTCTGGGGCATATAATCGATCATCTTCTGGATATGGGAGTTACGGAACTTATCCCTATTATCGGGTATAAGGGAGAGATGATCCGTGAATATATTACAGGCGAGTACGATATTAAAACTAATTTCGTTGTTCAGGAGGAGCAGAAGGGTATTGCTCACGCGGTAAGCCTCACGAGACAACACGCCGATAACTCCGAATTGATAATTATCCTGGGAGATACGATAATAGAGGCTGATTTTTCAAAAATACCTCTGGAGGGGGATAATGTTCTGGGCGTGAGGAAAGTTGACGATCCGGCCCGTTTCGGAATTGCTGAAATATCTGATGGAATAATAACCCGCATAGAGGAAAAACCGGATAAGCCGAAAAGTAATCTCGCTATCGTGGGACTTTATTATTTCAAAGACTCAGCGGGGCTTTACAGAGCTTGCCGGGCCATTGTAGATAAAGATATCAAGACCAAAGGGGAGTATCAGATAACAGACGCTCTCGCGCTTATGATTGACGAAGGCGAGCAGTTCAAACCGTACCGGATTGGCGATTGGTATGACTGCGGTAAGATAGAGACACTTCTGGCAACCAACCGCGCGCTGCTGGAAAAAGGTGATAATAAACAGAAAAGGGAAGGATCGATAATTATTCCTCCATGCTGGATTGACGAGCGCTGTAAGATCGAAAAATCGATAATAGGACCGTATGTTTCTATTTCGCCGGATTGTGAGATTACTAATTCGCTGGTAGAAAATTCAATATTGAATGACGGCTGCCGTCTTCAGGATATTATTTTAGCTGACAGTGTTATAGGTTCTATGGCGGAGGTCGCCGGAAGCAGGAAGAGTGTTAATATTGGAAATAATTCCAGTCTAAATTTGAAGAAATAG
- the metK gene encoding methionine adenosyltransferase: MNRGKHLFTSESVTEGHPDKVADQISDGILDAILDQDPDGRVACETLVTTGMAFLSGEIHTEKAYIDIPSIVRGIVRDIGYTKPELGFAFQTSAVVTSIEEQSEDIAQGVDTGGAGDQGMMFGYACRQTDVLMPLPIQIAHKLVRKVSEVRKDGTLDYLRPDGKSQVTIEYKDKVPRRIDTVVISVQHDEDVTISKMESDLEKFVIKPVISKFDIKKDDYKTWVNPTGKFVKGGPMADTGLTGRKIIVDTYGGFGSHGGGAFSGKDPTKVDRSASYAARHIAKNIVGADIADECEVQLAYAIGKKDPVSVMVNTYGTGKIDDEKLGSIVSDLFDLTPVGIIERLNLKRSIYRKTAAFGHFGRIDEDFTWEKLDFVDKLKSRI; the protein is encoded by the coding sequence ATGAACCGAGGCAAACATCTATTTACATCAGAATCGGTAACAGAAGGACATCCGGACAAGGTGGCAGATCAGATATCAGACGGAATTTTAGATGCCATTCTTGATCAGGATCCTGACGGGAGAGTAGCATGCGAAACACTTGTAACTACTGGTATGGCCTTTTTAAGCGGCGAAATTCACACTGAGAAAGCCTATATTGATATCCCCAGTATAGTTAGAGGAATAGTCAGGGATATAGGTTATACAAAACCGGAACTTGGTTTCGCGTTCCAGACGTCAGCAGTAGTGACATCAATCGAAGAGCAGTCTGAGGATATAGCTCAGGGTGTAGATACCGGCGGCGCGGGTGATCAGGGAATGATGTTCGGATACGCTTGCAGGCAGACCGATGTTCTTATGCCTCTTCCTATTCAAATAGCGCATAAGCTGGTAAGGAAGGTTTCGGAGGTAAGAAAAGACGGGACTCTTGATTATCTGAGACCCGACGGAAAATCACAGGTAACAATTGAATATAAGGATAAAGTTCCAAGAAGGATCGATACTGTTGTTATCTCTGTACAGCACGACGAAGATGTTACGATCAGTAAAATGGAGAGTGATCTTGAGAAATTTGTAATTAAGCCGGTTATTTCGAAGTTTGATATAAAGAAAGATGATTATAAAACATGGGTTAACCCGACGGGAAAATTCGTTAAGGGCGGGCCAATGGCTGACACCGGATTAACGGGAAGAAAAATAATCGTTGATACTTACGGCGGGTTCGGAAGCCATGGCGGCGGAGCCTTTTCCGGAAAGGATCCGACGAAGGTTGACAGATCGGCTTCGTACGCCGCCAGGCATATCGCGAAGAATATCGTGGGAGCGGATATCGCGGATGAATGTGAAGTACAGCTGGCATACGCTATAGGGAAGAAAGATCCTGTCTCTGTAATGGTTAATACTTACGGAACAGGTAAAATCGATGATGAAAAACTTGGCAGCATTGTCTCTGATCTTTTTGACCTTACTCCAGTCGGTATTATAGAACGGTTGAATCTGAAAAGGAGCATTTACAGAAAAACCGCGGCATTCGGGCATTTCGGCCGTATAGACGAGGATTTTACATGGGAGAAACTTGATTTTGTAGATAAATTGAAGTCAAGAATTTAG